In the Primulina tabacum isolate GXHZ01 chromosome 15, ASM2559414v2, whole genome shotgun sequence genome, AATTAACTTTATGGCTTTCATAGTTTAACCAAGAAATTCAATGCATTCCCACATAATACGATGAATGGTAAAATGATAGGACCAAAAGAATAGGGAACATGCACATAAATTTGCCCCCATAGTAATTTGTGTGTGCATAGGTTCGTATGTTGTGTGTAGCACATTTCTCTACCAAGTCCCAACCAAAAGCGAGTTTCGATGCTTAGTCAATAACGTGTTAGTTACATGTTAACTGGTTAGTGAACATAGTTTCCAGAACATGTATATATACTTGATACACACTGTACACAACTATCTTTTGAGATCAATAATTTGCAAGGAAAGTTAAAATGCGATCTTAATTCATACGCTCATTAACAATCACGTCCGAATAAGATATTTCAATAAACAATTTACAATTGAAAACTATCTATTTGATGCATGGAGAGACAAAAAATTTTGTGTTCTTCCAAATGGCTATTATCGAAATTTAAAGAACAACTAAATAATTATTCGGGTATTTTTTTGTTAACATAGATTACTCCTTTTATTAGTGAAAATATTGGATTTTAATCTATTAACAACTAAAAAGAATAGTCTAGCAAGATTTATGGTGTGAATAATATTCCTTAGACATATTTAGAGTTGTATaaaacttgacaaaaacttctTTATTTAACGTTGTAAAAAGAAATAGTTGTTTTGTAAGAGGTCTTGACCTAGcctctttcttttgtttggtgTTATATATGAACTGGTTTAGGTCGATCAAACCCTCCACTTTGACTGGTGGggttttctttatatatatatatatatatatgtatatgtatgtatgtgtgtatatatatatatatgtatatttgatttattattaGTGTTGACAATTTCCTAAGCCACCAATcaacttttaaaaaataaaattgagactACATACCATGTACacgtttttattttatatacatGATTAATATAGAGCTTGTAatgtataatatttaatttaaaaatataggaATAGCATATCATTTGTTTGAAAAATTGATAAATTAGTCCTATAATTTTGCCACTATTGGTTTTTGGTTCGGTAGCTTTATCGCTTTAATTTACGCCCGGTATCTTTTCATTATTTAGATATTTGGTTATTTTTTTATCCAATTTTCTCCACGGTTGCTGAATTGACATTTTTCCGTGACGATATGTAAACTTTGAATTATGATATTTGTCACATCAAACATAAAATGAAATTTAACATAAACATCACATCTTCTCTCTCATATCCATAGGCATGAGCTTTTATTTAGAGAAAGCAAATCCctaattttttttcaacaaaTCCCTAATTTtctgagaagaaaaaaaaaagctaTTTTACACGAAATAACGACGTCGTGTGTTTCTGAAGGAGGAATATTGTTCTGTAAATGTGGAAAAAGAGGACAATTGACGGTTTCTTGGACAAATGATAATCCAGGTCGAAGGTTCCATAACTGCCGAAATTGGAGGGTGAGTGTCTTGTTttcaattatttgattttacagTTTTCTTGTGCTTTGATTTTTACAGTATTTACTAATTTGGTCTGTGAAACCTGTTATTTTCTATGACAGAGTGGTATGATTGATTTATTTGCATGAGAAGAAACCACCACTACGTCGTAGGTCAATGATTATAATTTCCGACTTGAAATATAAATTGGTATGTTCAAAATTTGCAAGAAAGAAACtgaaaaatagaataaaaaattGAAGTTCTTACTTTTTGGATCATGGCcgattttcattttttatgttTGAATAATTTCTTAGATGAAGACCAGAAGCAGCTGGAATCTAATTTCTTGCTAAATAACTTCTATCCCCTGAAATTGGAGAtttttttaaagagaaaaacaaagattttttttatctatcCACGTGAATATCGATGGATACATGCATATGGGAGGGAGAGGCGCTCAATTTCCCTCcaagaaaagtttatgtattttaaattttatattacgTGTGATGTGACAAAACTTACAATTCAAAGTTTACatgtcataaaaaaaatggcaCTTCATCAATTGTGGTGAATATTGGATAAAAAAAGACCAAATGTCTAAATAATAAAAAGATATTCGACgttataattttttgaaatttcatcaaatttattttcaaaacattgtCACGAACTAATTATTCCAAAATGTTCTCGAAATAAGTGAAAATTGAAAATGCgcatttaagattttaaatcaaattttttgcgcacgctttttttaaaaaagaaaattattttgattttaatgaAACCCAAACTAGACCACTAACGTACTTGTCATGACACCACAATGAATTTAAGATTGAATGAAATAGAATTGGACCACAAAACCATGTTTACTCTTTCAAGGGTCTACACTTGTTTTTTGATTGAGAAGATTTGCAATCCAATTGTCCAGTCGACAGAGACTTACATAAAAAATTTGATCCATGAGTTAATTAATTGGGATATTTTAGGATAGTGAAATTTATTGCTTAAAGAAATTACTAATTTATTTAACACAAAACTCATGAGATTACTTTATAGTCCAATTGTCTAGTGGACCTGATCCGACCTGttccaaaatattattttccactacaaaaatattattttttaattaaaaaaattatattatacaaactaaattttaaaaattattataaataaatacaaatattttcaataCAAATTATTCGTATTCTAAATATTAACTTAACTCCAATAATAATTATTCTTAAAAAACTAAATGTACGAGCATACAATAAGTGTATAGGTTACTAGTTATACTAAACAGATGTGGTATTTCATCTGTTGCGtaaacatatattatatttattattcagaatatatatataatattcatcttctacacaaaaaaaaattataaaaattaatattatttaaaatatttctaaaGTATTTTATGATGCCATCCATATTGTCAATTAATCATTTTCTATAATGTGAGGTCGCAACTTAATGTCATATATACTATATATAGATAAAAGtaacaatataatataattatggaGAAAATACAAcgaggcaaaaacttgtgtgagacgatctcacaggtcgtattttatgagacgaatatcttatttagatcatccatgaaaaagtattactttttatgataagaatattattttttattatgaatatcgataggattgatccgtatcacagataaagattcgtgagatcgtctcacaagagacctactcctaaaatgaattaattaatttaatttggaAGATAATAGGACAAAGGCAGTTGCAGGAAATAATGCAAGGCCAAAAGGCTAactacataaataaataataaataaatgaagAAAAAATAGATGATGTCTGTCTTCTTTTATATTTTACTGATGAGACAGTAACGTATCTCTGTGTGTGTTTCGTTTGTGTGGGAGAGAGAGCTAAGGGAACCGtcaaatcaataaaaatattaaaccctttcttggttttttttgtattttgctTATGTGtacttttttttccttttttttttaaggtAATATGTACTTTACTTattttattacttttttttgAAGTGTATGTACTTTATTTTCAATTCACACATAGGGTTTTTTAGAGTAAAGTTTAACCATACAATTTATCTtctcaaatttaaaattataaatagtaTTTTGGATTATGTGGTTTATATATTGCGTAGAATGAGATAAAAAATATCTtaatatatgaattatacataCAGCTAGTATATATGCATCAGAAATACAAAATTGGTTACAATTTAAAGGTGGAAATTTCCCTTAACCCTTCACTACTTTTAGCTCTATTTTACTTGTATGTAATCTCTTTTTATTAGTCAAGCGCAAACATTGCGTATCTACACATTAATAACTAATATTtcacatttattattattatgatctTCGTCGTCACAAAATTGTTTCTCCAATTAATAATATTACACTAGCTACTTAATTCAAAATtccgtgtgtatatatatattgatgttcacgggaaatttagggtccgcttCCAGCAAAGgccactagtccagacgcaggttttggaattgtcctgagcctgaaataacgaataagaccgttagaaaggggccaggagggtgtcctggcatagctcctccgacgctcaagtcagagactgaggatataagggggagctgctgaaaacaatatagtgaatgaatcgAATGAACACTCAAacatggtatttataggagaatgcATGAGGCCTCCATGGGTCTGTCTTCCAGTTGGTCTTGGGATGGACCAGGGATAATAGGCTCATCCACgggtatctatatatatatataaagattaaacaaattatgaatggaaCTTCTTGATTCTCCTCTCCTTGATGTGAGCGTAAAAGGTTCCTTTTGGAACATAGATGTGCAAAAACCCATTAAATAACATACAAATCTACAATTCTttcttaaatatttaaagttaacCCTTATTAAATCTTGTAAATTGTAGGGAGACAAATCAAGAGAGAAATTACTGAACAAAACCACCACcaaattcaaataatttatcTCCACCATATTATACATGTATttagttattatataaaatgtaTCACAATGTAAAACTATTATCCACCCACTATCAATACGAACTAATTCGCTTAAATTAACTTGCGCATCAATCGATAGCAATAGATGGgaatcaaaatctgatatgTTTTGCGGGTGTCTGATGAATGAGCTAGAGGACTTGACTTCAAAAATCAAAGGGTAATAATAGTAAGTGCAGAGGATAGGTGCCCGCCATTTAAGGCTTTATTAAACCCTACGATCAGGgttaaaaaatacatatatatatgcataGAATATACATGTAAGTTATAAAAATCGGGAAACgagtaatttaaataaatatattataaaagttatacatatttaaaaagagtgtgtgtgtgtattaagAAGAAATAAGTGTGAAAAGAACAGGTAAATGCGTGAGGGGCATGCACACGTCCCTATCGGAGTGCCTCTCCCCCACCTCTGCCGCCTCTGTCCATCGGGAATGCCAACCATACATCTTCTCCTTTCTACGGCCccacatatatacatacatccACAACTTGTACGTATCGATCAAGAATATTGTAGGCAATGCttaaagtgtatatatatacatatatgagTTAAGGAACGTGCTTTCCTTTGATTTTAGGGTGGGAatctatttttctttttgataaaattgttgttagattaatttattttttcaattcgATTATATGAGTCGAATTGTCGTTATTCGTTGgtagttatttaattttttaaaataataaataggtTGATAGAATATACATTTGGATTCATAATTGGAAGAGGGCTTGGAGAGAATTAAAGGGTTGTAGAGAACAACTgatgttaaattttaatatatatatatttttcactaTAATATAGTTGATTGTTGCACTTGAATCCTAGTGGATGTGCATTGTCGATGGATTTAGGAACTTAATTGcttaatatatttaaatcaaAGTGAGTGAACACTAAATGTTTAGAATGATTTGGAAAGTCGTCgttgaaattttaaaacagtatcgaattttttttagattacactaaataaaaaaatcgtcaagattttatttttaatcatgtaaCTATTGGATgtcaaatttttaatatattatgtgTACATGTCATCAATTTTGGACTGAAAGATTTCCAAAcgataattttttatgtttcaCCGAAATCTATTTTTcttgcaatttttttaaaattaggtCATAATTATTAGGCTAAATtgtttatatattcaaatataaaatttatggtGAAAAGACAATAATAAATGTAAGAATAAAGTAGGTTAAAATTTCTTCTTCGTGATAAGCTAAGCTAaagttaaattttaattatgtaatAATGATCTCATCGATCAAATCAGTCAATATTCCTACTGAAATGTCCCATATCAGACAAGTTTGGCTAGAAAGAAAGATCATGACAATCCGAGAATAGGAAGGATTAAAAATTTAACAGTCCTATACTTAtagtattaaaaataaaaaactacaAAAAAATACAAAACTAAACTAAACACATCGCAAGAACATTAAATAAGGAATGCATTTATGCCATTTTCTACTCATTTAATTCTCACATTTCATTCAGAATAAGTACACTTCAGCATCCAGTAAATTAATTTTGAGGCAATTGATTTCTTGATCTTTGAATATCTACATCTATTCCTACATAAATTGTGACAAATTTGTTGAACCGCTGTCTCTCTTCTGAAATCCTAATTACATCCTCTATATGCATGTGCATACCTTTGTgtatatactttaaaatttacaattttatatGTATAATATGGGAATGAATATAATAAACGCAACTTTTGTAGTTGTTTCAAATCATCTACTATATTAGTGGGCACCCCTTTTTCGAACACACCTCATTCTTGATTCTCTCAGCTTCTTGTCGATTATAACTCATCcactacaaaatattttaaaagaaaaagaaaaacattcAGAAGATCAGATCCAAGGTGATTAATCTGTCAATCCCAAACCCCCATATATACATACCTCGATCAGTCAACCtatcaatcaatcaaatcaatctgaGAGAATCatcaatccaaaaaaaaaaacgtcctcggaaaatttttaaaaaacccCCAAAAAAATTTAGCAAATGTCCTCTTCATCTGCTTTTGCACCGGACCACCACCACCTCTCTCCTTCGGAGCAGCTCTGTTACGTCCATTGCACCTTTTGTGATACTGTCCTCGCGGTATTATCATCCCTTGTTCATGAAACAAGACCATACACTGATGAGAATAGAGTTCATCATATTCTTCTTTCAtacacatataaatatatatgtattgtgtttttgtatttgtttttgtttaatattttcCCGGTTCATTTCTTCCGACGTTTGGTATTGATTTGAAGTCTTCTTGCTAAGGAATGAACCATTTCAATCTTAACCTTCTTAAGTTTTCTAGTAAAAATGATTCCTTTTTTGGAAGATGTtttgttcttgttgtttgaGTGAACTCGTTCTCTTTTTCTTGATATTCTTGCAAATTTTGCTCGATAAATTTTTTGAGGGCTTTTTGTGCATATTGTTTCAGTGAAAACCCTTTCTTGTTTTGCTCGAAAATGTTGAAAAATGCTTCTTTTTTTGTGAAAGTTTCTTGACCATTCATTTGTTTAATTGAAAATTCATTTAATCTTCTCCTTGTTTTTGCAGAAAAAATTCTTATTTCTTATGAAAAGATTCATTTTTTATGGTTCGAGAAAAAAACTTTTAATCTTCGCCTAATTTCTCTTAAAAAGATGCTTCGTTTTTGTGAAAAGCTTCAAGTACATAATGTCTGATTTGTATGACAGCCCTTTCAGTCTTTACCTCACTTTTCTTGGAGATGGTTTCCTTTTTACAAAAACTTTTGGTAGTTTAATTTTGACTGAATCCTTAATcttttttctcaattttaacTTACAGGAATTGATTatataaaattcttgaattatTTAGGTGAGTGTTCCTAGCACAAGTTTGTTCAAGACTGTGACTGTTAGATGTGGCCATTGCACCAATCTTTTGTCTGTGAACATGCGCGGGTTGCTTCTCCCTGCGGCCAATCAGCTTCATCTTGGCCATTCATTTTTCTCTCCTCAGAATCTGCTGgtatacatgcaatcaaatTCAGATGATCGATTAGGGTTCCTCTTCAATCAAATGTTAAAGCTTAAACCAAATTATATATCTTGGCCATTCATTTTTCTCTCCTAAGAATCTGCTGgtatacatgcaatcaaatTCAGATGATCGATTAGGGTTCCTCTTCAATCAAATGTTAAAGCTTAAACCAAATTATATATCTACTTAATTCATTCTTTTTCTTATCTAAAATCAATCTGGTATGATATAGATCGCATCATAAAAATCTGGATTTCAAGGGGCGGATTGtgtatttgatataaaaaaaatattttgtgcttaattttattgaaaaaGATGGTTATATATAGAAAGCCATATTTCTTATATTTTGGCTATTTGTTAATCCTTGAAattagtaatattttttttccagaaaTTCAGACTATAACTCTATTTTTTGTTTGCAGGAGGAGATTCGCAACTCGCCGTCGAATATGTTGAACAATCTTCCAAATCCAAACGAATCCTTTATCTTACCGGTTAGGGGAATCGACGAGCTTCCTAAGCCACCAGTTGCTAACCGACGTGAGATCCTTCACAGTTTTATTCTGTCATATTTCATTATTGgatctttaaattaaatttttcataattattacTTCATAATACTTGAAAATCCTCTGTGAATATCCTTGCTTAGTATAGATTGTgtgtagattgttttcagtcACTGTCAACTCTAAAGTTTATGTTGCATAGTATTTTCTTGACTAAATAAGATCCTTAAACTGCACTATGATGTGTTActtaaaaaccaaaaaaaagaGGAAGAATATGCTTTTTGAGAGTTTACTCTTAAACAGTGATATGAATCAGACCGAATTTCTTGATTATTTGCTAGTTTTATGGTTTACGTCATGTCATTTTAGACCATGTATCATCAAGGAttgaaaaatcataactctATACACGTAATTAATGTTTTATATTCATCGAAAATTTGAGTTTTCTATCCAAAATCTTTAGATCTTGTATGTTTAAGGTTACTTTTCGAATTAATTTCAAACCCtaactttatttaatttcctattGTTTTTCACCATAACTAATATTAACATATTCTTGGCCTTTTTTACCgttctttttaaataaaaccaaGGTACGaaacttattgatttatgtCCCCTGGGAACCAAGTGTGTGTGCGAAACAGCAAAATCTCAGAAGAAAAATACTGTAAAGAAAAATCATTAGATAATGATGAAGCAGTGATGAGGAGAAAAGGAGAGGACACATATGACAGTAAAAGATATTGAATGCAGaaatataaataaaagtcaGCAAAGCTATTTATTGATTAATGTGTcgctttttgttttgttttattgtttgtttgttatttatgtttaatttcaGCCCCAGAAAAAAGACAGAGGGTGCCATCTGCTTACAATCGGTTCATCAAGTAAGTggttataaaattaaataattttaacgcACAATTTTTTTTGGGTCTGCATATGAGAATCATGTGTGTGAATCATGTGTGTCTGTGTGCGCGTTCATaaaatactatatatatatatatatatatatatatatatatatatgtatatataaatatataatatgtgtGCGTATTCACGTACGTATACACAagtatatagatatagatccCCTATGGCCCTATCTCTATGTCTAGCTAAACCATGTTTGTGTACATGAAAGTTTTTGCAgctttattattaatataattctGCTATTACTGCTTCTCTTTTGTAAGCGTATAAATTCTTTAAAGCTAATTCTGACTCCtaagattatttattatatGTAATCTACAAATATTATATGGTACTAGTGTTTAAAGAAGTCATGCATTTAGTGTcacattttatcataaaattttgcAGGGATGAAATCCAACGTATCAAAGCTGGAAACCCTGATATTAGCCACAGGGAAGCCTTTAGTGCTGCCGCAAAAAATGTAAGATCCAAGAAAAaaaacaccaaaatatcattATTAATTTGCTAGCCACAACTTTCAGAAAAATTCAATAGTTCTAATGTGTCTTATCAGtgaaatttgatatatattcgAGAACGACTACGGTCTtcttatatataattataatgattttagttttttttcttGTTCTTAGTGGGCACATTTTCCTCACATTCACTTCGGAATAATGCCTGATCAACCTGTGAAAAAACAGTCTGTCTGCCAACAGGTAGATTTATATATCCCAAAACCCTACATCTTATTTGAGGACAATAACTAGGACATTGACAATGTTATGTTATTTCCTATGCTGACTGAGTAATTGCaaccaaaaaaaattacaacAAGTCACTTTTATCCAAATTGTGGCAAGAATTTAACAATCACCAATCAATTGTTTAATCATCTTTTTATTATGATATTTTGGTAATCTAGAACTCATATTTGttgcataattaattaatttagttgTCAATCTCGTAGGAAGGAGACGATGTCGTCCTGATGAAAGATGGCTTTCTTGCTCCAGCCAATGTGGGTGTTTCTCCCTATTAAGAAAGTTGCAGCTCATGTTCCTTATGTTATGCTTTTAGGGTTCTTGACTTTGTCctgtatttttaatgaaaa is a window encoding:
- the LOC142527617 gene encoding axial regulator YABBY 1-like isoform X3, translating into MRGLLLPAANQLHLGHSFFSPQNLLEEIRNSPSNMLNNLPNPNESFILPVRGIDELPKPPVANRPPEKRQRVPSAYNRFIKDEIQRIKAGNPDISHREAFSAAAKNWAHFPHIHFGIMPDQPVKKQSVCQQEGDDVVLMKDGFLAPANVGVSPY
- the LOC142527617 gene encoding axial regulator YABBY 1-like isoform X1; translated protein: MSSSSAFAPDHHHLSPSEQLCYVHCTFCDTVLAVSVPSTSLFKTVTVRCGHCTNLLSVNMRGLLLPAANQLHLGHSFFSPQNLLEEIRNSPSNMLNNLPNPNESFILPVRGIDELPKPPVANRPPEKRQRVPSAYNRFIKDEIQRIKAGNPDISHREAFSAAAKNWAHFPHIHFGIMPDQPVKKQSVCQQEGDDVVLMKDGFLAPANVGVSPY
- the LOC142527617 gene encoding axial regulator YABBY 1-like isoform X2, whose amino-acid sequence is MTALSVFTSLFLEMVSFLQKLLVSVPSTSLFKTVTVRCGHCTNLLSVNMRGLLLPAANQLHLGHSFFSPQNLLEEIRNSPSNMLNNLPNPNESFILPVRGIDELPKPPVANRPPEKRQRVPSAYNRFIKDEIQRIKAGNPDISHREAFSAAAKNWAHFPHIHFGIMPDQPVKKQSVCQQEGDDVVLMKDGFLAPANVGVSPY